The Brassica rapa cultivar Chiifu-401-42 unplaced genomic scaffold, CAAS_Brap_v3.01 Scaffold0876, whole genome shotgun sequence DNA window ctctttgaacatcatcatatgttagtgcaggatgcaactaggcattaaaacaatattgccatttttttttgaaattttctcaaaatctatgggctaacctgtaacacccgtattttccaaaataaaataaataaatataaagtccGAAATCTCCATTTATTACTTCTCTAAAGTCAACTCCAAAGTCGTAAATCcagataatataataaaacctGAAAATATcgataaaatcataaaaaccGCAAGTCTGAAACTTAAAGAGATAAAACTCCAAAAGCACCAATCCGATAGTAATCACTCCTGCTCGTcggtctcacctgaaagggggaagaaagaggggtgagtaacagGGGAGTTACTCCGTGAGGTATGGGATGCTAAACCACAAACCACTGACTCAGTACATAGCACTACGACTATGTAGGCCTAGTTCTAGCATAAAACAAACACAGTGTCTAATACACCACATAAAAACATCAAATGCGCTGATAGTGCATAACTAGATCACACACCCCGCATTCTCCTTAtacggatataaatatataactctaTGCGCCGCTAGTACAAGAGTCCATCCTTGTACCCCGCAATCACCTATGCGCCGCTAGTACAAACGTCTTTGTACCCCGCAATCCCTCATACAATGCGCCGCTAGCATAGACGTCCATATGCCCCGCAATCTCCATACAATGCGCCGCTAACACAAACGTCTCTGTGTCCCGCAATCTCCACACAATGCGCCGTTAGCACAACATCTTTGTGCCCCGCAATCTCATAACAGacttatgtatatacatatataaataacagtTCTTAATTCATTCAATTCAGCAACCGTTGAATCCTCTATTATCCTATTTTCGGTTTAACAATCAAtagtaataataaacaaacaagactctcaaacagactcaattcacagagacggatcatgtttcgaaactaaactttccataatagtagtactaaactagctcGGGATTTAATGGGAtagccctcaccttagccaCAGGCTGAAATGAACAACGAAAGATGCGGTCAGCTGAGGTCAACTGCAACACGAGAATCAACGACTTAAGCTCAGCTTCTCTGGAAATAAGTGTCCTAAAATGGAAACTTTCCTAATATAACTTTTTTCCTAAATTAGaaactttcttaaaatattattataactaGAAATAAGGAGGCAACAAACTTACTAGAAAACCCGCCGGAAGCTCGTCTAGAAATCTCACCGGAAGCTCGTCCAGAAATCTCGCCGGAAGCTCACCCGGAAATCCCACCGGAAAATTCACTAGTGACTGGTCGTCGAATAATTCAACAACAACTCGTCACACGCAAagaaatactttgacttgatgAGAATAAAGAGAAAGGATGGAGTTTCTTATATAGAAGAAGGGAAGGGAGGTAGGTTTTCTAAACATCCAATGTGGGACAAAGTAAAAAGAGAGAAttagactttaatttttaataaaggcCAAACTGGCCCACCAGAAAAAATCTGGGTCGTTACAATTCTTCCCCACTAAGaaggaattcgtccccgaattcaaATCCTGAGTCGAGAAAAGGAATAAGATGTCTTCAGCATGAGTTAACTTTGTTATAAAGACGTTTGTTCGCTGTAGACACTCCAAACTATGTGGTCCTCCCATATCAAATAAGGTGAAATCTCTCATACTCAGCCGCTACTGATCTTAAGCacaacttcttttttttaaacaaatgatAACCGCAAAAGACAACATGCACAAACGTAAACTACCAAAGTGAAAAGATACATACCATCAGCCGGCTCAACTCTCTCGTTGCCTCTTGCTACTCGTGGTGCGATAGCCTGGCGCTTAGCTGGTGATGGATTCTCTACAcgtcccccccccccccctcggGCAATCCCTGAAAATGTGACCAGGCTGGCCACAGCCATAACACTTCTTTGAAGCCGCTGCTAGTGTCGTTGGTGCTGTAACCTGTCCGGTACCAGTACCATCCACTTTTGTAAATCGACAATACTTGGCCACATGGCCTAACCGCCCACATGCAAAACACATCACGCAATCTCCAAAATGGTAGCGATGGCAGCGCTCACAACTGGGTGTTCCTGACTGATCCCATGCCATGTTCGGTGACTCTGAAGTTCTTTCAGTCTTAGGTTGGGCCTTAGAGTACTTCTGCTCCTCTGCAATACATGCCTCCTGCACAGCAGCCTTCTCTACCAGATCCTCCAAGCTCGTGTAAGTAACCATACTGCACCTCCCGCGAAGATCAACTCGCATCCCATCTAAGAATCTCCTGATCAAGTCCTCCGCATCAAAATTATTACCAGCAAACAAGCGGAGTTGGCAAAACTCCCGCTCATACTCTCTGACACTCCTAGTACCCTGCCTCAGATGCTCAAAAGCATTCTTCTTCTGGTGCAATGCTTCTCTAGGAAAATTCTTCTTGTCGAACGCAATGAGGAAATCCTCATAAGTCATATCGCCATCACGCATCGATTGCACTCCATCCCACCATACTAATGCATCCCCACGCAGATACAACTCTGCGATATTAAGGCAAAGGCGCAACGGACAATTGATAGTCTGCAGACACGTAGCTAATCTATGCTTCCAATTATAAGCCTGAAAAGGGTCTACTGTTCCCCCAAAAGTCTCCAAATCCACAGTTTTCATCTGTTTCATCACCTGCATAAGCGTCTCATCAACCTCAGGAACCTGCTGAATAGGGGGCTGCTGCTGCCCCTGAACCTGAACTGGTGGAACCGGCTGAATAGGGGGCTGCTGATGCCCCTGAACCTGAACTGGCGGAACCTGCTGAGCTGCAGCCATCTGCCTAACCACTTCCTGTGCAGCTACTCTAGCAGCCTCCTGGACAGCTTGCTGAACTGCCTCATGTGCAGCCTGTCTGGCAGCATCCTGCACCATCTGCCTAAGGGCATCCTGATCAATCGGTGGAACCGGTGGCGGCACATTCTCATCTCCACCCTCTCGTGAAGCACTAGCGGACTGAGTGCGAACAACTCTCTTACGCGGCGGCATCTGAAAGGAAAAAGCACCTCAATAAACTTCTGCCGAAACCGAACACCAACGATTCTAGACACAATACCAAA harbors:
- the LOC117131131 gene encoding uncharacterized protein LOC117131131; translation: MPPRKRVVRTQSASASREGGDENVPPPVPPIDQDALRQMVQDAARQAAHEAVQQAVQEAARVAAQEVVRQMAAAQQVPPVQVQGHQQPPIQPVPPVQVQGQQQPPIQQVPEVDETLMQVMKQMKTVDLETFGGTVDPFQAYNWKHRLATCLQTINCPLRLCLNIAELYLRGDALVWWDGVQSMRDGDMTYEDFLIAFDKKNFPREALHQKKNAFEHLRQGTRSVREYEREFCQLRLFAGNNFDAEDLIRRFLDGMRVDLRGRCSMVTYTSLEDLVEKAAVQEACIAEEQKYSKAQPKTERTSESPNMAWDQSGTPSCERCHRYHFGDCVMCFACGRLGHVAKYCRFTKVDGTGTGQVTAPTTLAAASKKCYGCGQPGHIFRDCPRGGGGTCRESITS